AGTAACCACTAGCTCTGTCCTGCTAACATAGGCCCCTTTTAGGGGTTTGCGCGTTTCAAGGCTGTCTGAAAGTCTTTTGATGTTCTCTGTCCTCACATATTGCTTGGCCTTATTAAGAAAACGTCTGGCTTCTTTTACTTTGCCATCAACCAAATAGTCCCTTGCCCTTTTTAAAATGGCGCTTTCGCGCTCAGTTCGCCAGGAAGAAGCATCGGTAAAACCAAAAACCGAAGGCAATTTAAAGACTTTTTCTGCCCCACAGGACGGACAGGCTGGCCAGGGGTCGTTTAGTTTGAGGATCCGCTCAAAAATGTGCCCGCAAACCTCACAGCGAAATTCATAAATCGGCATCTGGCACCTCCGTCTTGCCTGTTTGCTTTTATTTTGTCAAGCTATGAAACATGGCGCAATTAAACCCTGTAGAAATACTTAAAAAACTACCGCGCACCAATTGTAAAGAGTGTGGGTATCCTACCTGCCTGGCATTTGCCATGGCACTTATTACCGGGGCTTGTGAGCCTGCTAGGTGCCCTTACTTTGCCCCTAAAGACTGGCCTGCTCACGTGTCAGCTCCTAAGGCCCCTCAAGAAGACTTTGCCTGGAAAATCCTTGAAGAAGTAAAAAAGAAGGCCGCAAAAGTAGATTTCGCCGCTGTGGCCACCCAGATCGGCGCTGAATACGAAGAGGGGAGCCTTAAGTTGCGGTTCCTCGATACCAATGCCTTTCTTTCCCGGGAGGAAGCCCTTCGAGAAGACGAAAAAGAACTTGACCCCAGAGACCAGATCCTTCTTTACAACTATGTCATTTTCGCAGGCAAGACTCCTCTTCGCGGCGAATTTGTAGGGCTTGAAAGCTTTCCAAACTCTCTTTCCAAAACTGCTACCTTACGCAAATATGCCGAAGAAAAACTTGCGCTTTCCTTTTCTGAAAAACCTTCTCTTTTAGAGAAAGCACTGGCAAAATTCAAGCATGAAAAACCCTCTACCTGCCCAGCAGATCTTTGCGCTGTGGTCTGGGTGCTTCCCAAAGTCCCTCTTAAAATTCATTTCTTCAACGCAGAACCCGAAGAAAATCTCCCTGCAGAGGTAAAAATTCTTTTTGACGCCCACGCCACTGCTTATCTAGATTTAGAATCTCTGGTGTTTTGTGCAGAACGCCTGGTAGAAAGACTGATAGCTCTCTCAGAGGAGGAAGGGTAATGCTTTTTCTGGTGGCACATGCCTGCCCTAACTGCGGCGGCACCATAAGTGACGAACGCCTGGCCAAAGGTCTTCCTTGTTCCAAATGTTTACCTTCTCCGCAGGTAGAGGAAATCTGCCAGGAACTAAAGAAAAGGGAGAATCTCAGGAAACTTGCTCCTTATTGTGAAGCCAGGGAAAAAATAAAAGAATTTGCAGCTTATTTTGAAAGAGCCGTTGGTTTTAAACCATCCACCCTCCAGGAAACCTGGGCCAAAAGGCTTTTTTTCAGGGAATCTTTTGCCATAGTTGCCCCTACAGGGACAGGCAAAACCACTTTTGGCCTGCTGGCTTCCCTTTATTTCGCCAGGAAAGTCTTAATCCTTGTGCCAACGCGCCTTCTTGCCAAACAAGTTGGCGAGAAATTAGAAGAATTTAGCCAAAAATCCGGCCTTACTAAAAAGATTCTCGTTTATCTTGGCAAAAAGAAAGACAAAGAAGCCTTTTCTGCCAAAAATTTTGACATTTTGGTCTGCACTACCGCTTTTTTTTATAAGCACCTTGAACAGCTTATCGCGACAGACTTTGAATTTGTCTTTATTGACGACGTAGATTCTTTTCTCAAACGCTCAGCCCATATAGAAGAGCTTTTTAAGCTACTTGGCTTTAGTGAAAGAGAAATTGCCCTGGCCCTTAAGCCCCGAAAAACAGAAAAAGATTTCGAAAAACTTGAAGGCATACGCAAACGCCATGCAGGACGCAAAATACTCTTAATGTCTTCGGCCACTTTAAAACCGCGCACTTCTCGAGCCCTTCTCTTCAGGTACCTGCTTGGCTTTGAGATTCAAAAGGCTGTTAGCAACTTGCGTAACATCATAGATGCTTACGATGACACTACCAAAGACTTTGAACGATCTCTTGCCCGCGCTGCTTTCCTGATTAAGACTCTTGGCAAAGGCGGTCTTTTATTTGTTGCCTTTGATTACGGGAAAGAAGGCGTAGCCCAGGCGGTTTCCTTCCTGCGTGCCCAAGGGCTTAAGGCCCTCAGCTATCTTGAAAAATCCCCTGACGAACTCATGGCTGAAATGGAAAAAGGCGAGTTTGATGTTGCGGTAGGTCTAGCACACCTTGCTAATCCTCTGGTGCGGGGGATTGATCTACCTTTCATACTGCGGTATGCGATTTTTTTAGGGGTTCCCCGGCACGTCATTCCCACCAAAGTCACTCTTTTGCCCCGAAGTCTTTATAACGTGCTCGTAAATATTGTCTCGCTTCTTGAGGAAGACGAAAGGCTCTCTGCCCTTTCTGATATTCAGTATCTCAGGCGTTATCTAACCCTTACCGAAGAAGCCCTTCCCCGCTATCCGCGCATCTTAGAACGCCTTGAAAAGATTAAAAGCTTTATCGAGACCAAATTTGAGACCGCGGAGTTTCTAAAAAAACTCTCCCAAAGCGAAGACGTATTCCTGAAAAAAGAAGGCGATGAGCTTTTTCTCATTGTGGGAGACACCGCCACGTATATCCAGGCCTCTGGCAGGGTCTCACGCCTAACAGCTAAGGGGCTTCTTAAAGGACTTTCGGTGGTCCTAGTGGATGATGCCCGGGCCATGCGAAGTCTTGAAAGAAAACTTCGCCTTCAGCTGGGAGATGATTTTTCTTTTGTGCCTGTGTGGGAGCTTGATCTTTCCGCCATAAGCCGGGAGCTTTCCGCAATGCGCCAAAAAGCCCGGGACAAAGCCTCAGCGCGTCGGGATTTTATGAAAACTGCCTTGGTGGTGGTTGAATCTCCACACAAGGCCAAGACCATCGCCGGTTTTTTTGGCAAGCCCACCATGCGCAAGGTTGGCGAGGCCTTTGTCTATGAAATCCCTGCAGAAGATAAACTTTTGCTGGTTACCGCTTCTTTAGGCCACGTGTTTAATCTTTCGCGCCGTCGGGGCTTCTTTGGTGTTTTTCGAGAAAATGGCCGCTTTATCCCTCTCTTTGACACCATCAAAATCTGCCGTGCTACCGGAGAACAATTAGTTGATCCCGAAGAAGTAAAAATCCGCTGCCCTCAAGGCCCGGTTTTCGACAAACAAGACCTTTTAGAAAGTCTTAGGCGGCTTTCCTTTGAAACCCAGGAAGTCTTTATCGGGAGTGACCCAGATGCTGAAGGGGAAAAAATCGCTTATGACCTACTGATTGAGATGGCGCCTTTTAATCCTTTGATTAAGCGCCTTGAGTTCCATGAAGTAACCCCACGGGCCTTTCGGGAAGCCCTGCATAATCCTGAAGAATTCAACCTCAACCGGGTGAAGGCCCAGCTTTGCCGCCGGGTGGTTGACCGCTGGGTGGGATTTGTGCTTTCACGTAAGCTCTGGCAGGCCTTTGGTCGCAAGCGGCTTTCTGCCGGCAGGGTGCAAACACCTGTCCTTGGTTGGGTTATCGCCCGGGCAGAAGAAGCCAAGCAGAAAAAAGCCCGTATTTCCTTTGAGCTCGGGGAAGAAAAATTTTTCCTTGAACTTGAAGACCTTGGGCTTGCTAAAAAGGTTTTGTCTGAGCTTGAAAACTTAACCTGGGAAGTATCAGAACGAAAAATCGAAGAAAAAGGCCCTCTTCCCCCATTTACCACGGACACGGTTTTACAAGAAGCCAGCCAGCAGCTTAGGTTTTCAACCAAAGAAACCATGAGTCTTCTTCAGGAGCTTTTTGAAGCCGGTCTTATCACATACCACCGCACGGATTCCACACGAATTTCAGAAGTCGGACGCTATCAGGTAGCCAGGCCATATATCACCGAAAAGTTTGGCGAAGATTTTTTTTACCCCCGCGGCTGGGGGGAAGGCGGGGCTCATGAAGGCATACGCCCCACGCGGCCAAGAGACGCCCATGAAATACGCTTGATGATAGCAAACGGACTCCTTTCTCTTTCTAATCCGGAAAAAGCAATCAAACTCTACGAGCTTATTTTCAAGCGATTTATGGCAAGCCAGATGCGTCCGGCGCAAGTTGAAGTAACGAACATCAGGTTCTTGTTACCCTCTTTCACCTGGGAAGAGACCCTTATCACCAAAGTGCTGCGGGAAGGTTTTGAAAAAATGTATCCTACTTTCAGGGTAGTCAGCCTTCCTGAGGCTGAAAGGCCCCAAAAAATCGAATATAAACTTGTTCCCAAAGTTTCCCTTTTCACCGAGGGAACGCTAGTGCAGGAAATGAAACAAAGGGGCCTTGGAAGGCCTTCTACCTACGCCGAAATCGTTACCACGCTTATCCAAAGGGGCTACGTAAAAGTACTTCCTGGGGGAAGGCTTTATCCCACCAATCTTGGCCGGGAAGTGTATGCCTACCTGCGCAAACATTTTCCCAAAGAAACCGACGAAGAATTAACCCGCAGGCTGGAAGAAGCCATGGACCTTATTGAAGAAGGAGAGCTTGATTACCAGCAGGTCCTAAACGAAGCTTACGCTATCAAAAAATATCTTGAAGAAGACGCGGAAGCCCACTTTGTAGATGAAAACCTAGCCATTTACAAAAAAGAAGTCACCTAGAAGCTTCTGTA
Above is a window of Thermodesulfatator atlanticus DSM 21156 DNA encoding:
- a CDS encoding FmdB family zinc ribbon protein, coding for MPIYEFRCEVCGHIFERILKLNDPWPACPSCGAEKVFKLPSVFGFTDASSWRTERESAILKRARDYLVDGKVKEARRFLNKAKQYVRTENIKRLSDSLETRKPLKGAYVSRTELVVTKKKSR
- a CDS encoding DUF3786 domain-containing protein produces the protein MAQLNPVEILKKLPRTNCKECGYPTCLAFAMALITGACEPARCPYFAPKDWPAHVSAPKAPQEDFAWKILEEVKKKAAKVDFAAVATQIGAEYEEGSLKLRFLDTNAFLSREEALREDEKELDPRDQILLYNYVIFAGKTPLRGEFVGLESFPNSLSKTATLRKYAEEKLALSFSEKPSLLEKALAKFKHEKPSTCPADLCAVVWVLPKVPLKIHFFNAEPEENLPAEVKILFDAHATAYLDLESLVFCAERLVERLIALSEEEG
- the rgy gene encoding reverse gyrase; translation: MLFLVAHACPNCGGTISDERLAKGLPCSKCLPSPQVEEICQELKKRENLRKLAPYCEAREKIKEFAAYFERAVGFKPSTLQETWAKRLFFRESFAIVAPTGTGKTTFGLLASLYFARKVLILVPTRLLAKQVGEKLEEFSQKSGLTKKILVYLGKKKDKEAFSAKNFDILVCTTAFFYKHLEQLIATDFEFVFIDDVDSFLKRSAHIEELFKLLGFSEREIALALKPRKTEKDFEKLEGIRKRHAGRKILLMSSATLKPRTSRALLFRYLLGFEIQKAVSNLRNIIDAYDDTTKDFERSLARAAFLIKTLGKGGLLFVAFDYGKEGVAQAVSFLRAQGLKALSYLEKSPDELMAEMEKGEFDVAVGLAHLANPLVRGIDLPFILRYAIFLGVPRHVIPTKVTLLPRSLYNVLVNIVSLLEEDERLSALSDIQYLRRYLTLTEEALPRYPRILERLEKIKSFIETKFETAEFLKKLSQSEDVFLKKEGDELFLIVGDTATYIQASGRVSRLTAKGLLKGLSVVLVDDARAMRSLERKLRLQLGDDFSFVPVWELDLSAISRELSAMRQKARDKASARRDFMKTALVVVESPHKAKTIAGFFGKPTMRKVGEAFVYEIPAEDKLLLVTASLGHVFNLSRRRGFFGVFRENGRFIPLFDTIKICRATGEQLVDPEEVKIRCPQGPVFDKQDLLESLRRLSFETQEVFIGSDPDAEGEKIAYDLLIEMAPFNPLIKRLEFHEVTPRAFREALHNPEEFNLNRVKAQLCRRVVDRWVGFVLSRKLWQAFGRKRLSAGRVQTPVLGWVIARAEEAKQKKARISFELGEEKFFLELEDLGLAKKVLSELENLTWEVSERKIEEKGPLPPFTTDTVLQEASQQLRFSTKETMSLLQELFEAGLITYHRTDSTRISEVGRYQVARPYITEKFGEDFFYPRGWGEGGAHEGIRPTRPRDAHEIRLMIANGLLSLSNPEKAIKLYELIFKRFMASQMRPAQVEVTNIRFLLPSFTWEETLITKVLREGFEKMYPTFRVVSLPEAERPQKIEYKLVPKVSLFTEGTLVQEMKQRGLGRPSTYAEIVTTLIQRGYVKVLPGGRLYPTNLGREVYAYLRKHFPKETDEELTRRLEEAMDLIEEGELDYQQVLNEAYAIKKYLEEDAEAHFVDENLAIYKKEVT